The following are from one region of the Silene latifolia isolate original U9 population chromosome 9, ASM4854445v1, whole genome shotgun sequence genome:
- the LOC141601048 gene encoding uncharacterized protein LOC141601048, with translation MKEHEKAFQEMKHYLSTPPLLSKPEPREPLFMYLSVTEAAVSAVLVREQEGSQYPVYCIIKSLLPVEIRYKSLEKLVLALVTASYKLRPYFESHTISVITNYSLKTIMRKPELSGRMAKWFVHLSGYDLKIEPRTAIKSQAQADFVSDFCPALQTEEEKDILNLEEDKGEQVWELHVDGASNTRGAGVGLVLKSLRGDLIVQAVRCEFKATNNEVEYEALILGLKLALDLKVRHLKVCSDSKLIVNHINDCYEARDSRMMAYLDVTKELALIFATFNIKQIPRDQNAEADALATLGETFKAGAISTIPIVHVLEPAILKPEQEAEVLCGKDQR, from the coding sequence ATGAAGGAACATGAGAAAGCATTTCAGGAGATGAAACATTATCTCAGCACCCCGCCACTCCTGTCGAAACCAGAACCAAGAGAACCATTATTCATGTACCTGTCAGTCACAGAAGCAGCAGTAAGTGCAGTACTAGTACGAGAGCAGGAAGGATCGCAATATCCAGTATATTGCATCATTAAGTCTCTGCTTCCAGTGGAGATCAGGTACAAGTCACTAGAAAAACTTGTCCTTGCACTAGTTACAGCATCTTATAAATTGCGTCCTTATTTCGAGTCTCACACAATTTCTGTGATAACTAACTATTCTCTTAAAACTATCATGAGAAAACCAGAATTGTCAGGAAGGATGGCTAAGTGGTTCGTGCACCTGAGCGGTTATGACTTGAAAATTGAACCTCGTACAGCTATAAAGTCTCAGGCTCAGGCAGACTTTGTGTCTGACTTCTGCCCAGCTCTCCAGACCGAGGAAGAGAAGGACATTCTGAATTTGGAGGAAGATAAAGGGGAACAAGTGTGGGAGCTACATGTGGACGGAGCCTCCAACACAAGAGGAGCAGGAGTAGGATTGGTCCTCAAATCACTCCGGGGAGATCTCATAGTCCAGGCTgtacgatgtgaattcaaggctaCAAACAACGAAGTAGAATATGAGGCATTGATCCTGGGTCTGAAGCTGGCTCTGGATCTGAAAGTCAGACACCTCAAGGTTTGCAGTGATTCTAAACTTATAGTTAACCATATAAATGACTGCTATGAAGCCAGGGACTCCAGGATGATGGCATACCTAGATGTAACAAAGGAGCTGGCCCTCATATTTGCCACGTTCAACATCAAACAAATCCCCAGGGACCAGAACGCAGAAGCAGACGCGTTAGCCACCTTGGGGGAAACCTTCAAAGCAGGAGCCATCTCCACAATACCAATTGTCCACGTACTGGAGCCAGCGATACTAAAACCTGAACAGGAAGCAGAAGTGTTGTGCGGCAAAGACCAAAGATGA
- the LOC141601047 gene encoding uncharacterized protein LOC141601047 gives MDLNLLEIRQKLFVLDGISHCRNLLLGTPSPTDKPNPAISLKTKKEAGRNRGKWAEELPLVLWADITTPKVATGQTPFGLVFGAEAIIPSEVMIPTHRYGCITEDRNQVEMASSLDTIDKLRTNAQIRMASYRQTVARSYNKNVKVRTLQIGDLVLRKVFQNTKNRQAGKFAYNWEGPYQVESIVGNGAYRLMTMEGQMDPRSWNITHLRKYFT, from the coding sequence ATGGATCTCAATTTGTTGGAAATAAGACAGAAGCTTTTTGTGCTAGATGGAATATCTCATTGCAGAAATCTACTCCTAGGAACCCCCAGTCCAACGGACAAGCCAAATCCAGCAATATCGTTGAAAACTAAAAAAGAAGCTGGAAGAAATAGGGGCAAATGGGCAGAAGAGCTGCCTCTGGTTCTCTGGGCTGACATAACCACGCCCAAGGTTGCAACGGGACAAACTCCCTTCGGCCTGGTGTTTGGAGCAGAAGCAATCATTCCATCTGAAGTCATGATACCAACCCACAGGTATGGATGCATAACAGAAGACCGGAATCAGGTGGAAATGGCAAGCAGTCTGGACACGATAGACAAGCTCAGAACCAACGCCCAGATTAGGATGGCTTCATACCGACAGACGGTGGCCAGGagctataacaagaatgtgaaggTAAGAACCCTGCAAATAGGAGACCTGGTCCTGAGAAAAGTCTTTCAGAATACCAAGAACCGGCAAGCAGGAAAATTCGCCTACAACTGGGAGGGGCCATATCAAGTGGAAAGCATAGTTGGAAATGGAGCTTACCGACTCATGACTATGGAAGGACAAATGGatcccagatcctggaacatcaCCCACTTGAGAAAGTATTTCACCTAA